The Dysidea avara unplaced genomic scaffold, odDysAvar1.4 SCAFFOLD_456, whole genome shotgun sequence DNA window CTTCAGCGCTGCTATATGTTCAACTTCAGTGAGATTATCTGTGGAAACTTTTAAAAAATGTATGAATATATGCACACATGTGATATCAAGCTTACCATCACAATCATCACCCAACTCTTCCAGAATTTGTTTCAGTTCCTTGGTTTGAAATGGTATTGCTCTGCTATACGACAGAATAACTCCAACAAATCTCTTCCACTTTTCCTCAAATTGTTCCATCATATCTTCAGACTGACAAATCATGTCCATCTCGTATGCAACCTGTCAAGTAGTATATAATAAACAAGTGGGATACAAAAGAGGGAACGTACAAATATAAGTCTGCTCAAACATCGATACTCCTTCATGATCTCTGAGACTGGCCGCTCTGAATGACGTATCCATTCTCTGCGGTGTAAAAAGGTCCTTGACATCAGCTCTTTTACTCCATCAGCTGAAGCCTTTTTGTCTTTAAACTTTGTCCACTCCGTTTCCAACAGTTCCATGTTTCGTGCATGAGTTTCTGCATCTTCAGGTTCACTGACAATTGTAGAGTAATGATGATTGTCAGACGTCTTCTTCTTTTTTGGTTTAGGTTCACTCGTTGCATTTGCTGGTTTACGGTTACAATTTTGGCATCTTACGTACATGAATTGTGCCCAGGAATGCTGTGTGGATAAAACAAATGAATCAGAAACAATGGTGGTGTTACTGACTAACATATTCTTTTAAGAAGGGGAATTTCTGTACAAGAGCCTTTCCCACTTGTTCACAATCATGCACACTGGCTTTGGATACGTGGGCAAGAATCATAGTTGACAATACCCTGACCATGTAACGCCGATCATCAGGATAAAGATCCTTTTTGGCCAAATTCTGTTCAGTGGTTTGTCTGAA harbors:
- the LOC136246202 gene encoding uncharacterized protein gives rise to the protein MQPAAVKGSNSLPDPFPIPVFRQTTEQNLAKKDLYPDDRRYMVRVLSTMILAHVSKASVHDCEQVGKALVQKFPFLKEYHSWAQFMYVRCQNCNRKPANATSEPKPKKKKTSDNHHYSTIVSEPEDAETHARNMELLETEWTKFKDKKASADGVKELMSRTFLHRREWIRHSERPVSEIMKEYRCLSRLIFVAYEMDMICQSEDMMEQFEEKWKRFVGVILSYSRAIPFQTKELKQILEELGDDCDVSTDNLTEVEHIAALKCVASFLVPKRKKQGSKDRYTVIPFLLINVPNSTAEREFVDCASIHPAIIRKFDADDSIAATYSIYVEEEEIVKCPEFVNALYVVFSLHYIFNVSYHPKLSDLFTFIQEKIFEIPGDPEKEVTFSFQFHGCNYSSY